In Paenibacillus stellifer, the DNA window CTCTTCCTCGGCAAATTGGCTGCGACCTTCATCCCGACCTTCGTCGTCACATTGGTCAGCTTCTTGCTATGCGGCATTATCATCAACGGCCTGACGTACTCCATGTTCGACGGGTTGATCTTCCCCAACCTGAACTGGGGCCTTCTCCTGCTGTGGGTGGCGCCGATGTTCACCGGACTGGTTATCCAGATCAGCATCTTCATCTCCGCCCGGTCCAAAGGCTTCCAAGAAGCGCAGCAAATCGGTGGCATCGTCGTGCTGCCGGTTGTCGGGCTTGCCATCTCCCAGGTTACCGGAGTCTTGCTATTAAGCCCGCAGTTGTTGCTGGGCGTTGGTTTGTTACTGCTGCTCGTCAATCTCCTTCTGTTACGCCGGCTCACGAAGATGAATCAGCGGCATACGTTGTTTGAGCGGCAGGTTCATTAAGAGCGGAAGCTAGCCTGCAAAATGCTGCACCGGATGAAGAAACTGCGCCTCAGCAGCATGTTGTAGGCGGATGATATACAACAAGGGCAAGGGGCTGTTCCAAATGCCATGATATGGCGGTTTGGGGCAGCTTCTTTTTTCCACATCATGGATTATTGGGTTACAGAAAAAGGAAAAGCTATGAGCTTGGCGAATAGTAGGGAAAGAGGAAGAAGGAAATATATAACCCGCTTATGCTTACTTACTGAAAGGACTCAAAGGAGGACCAAAATGGCTGTTATGGGACCGGTCATCGGTACGATCCTGGCAATTGCGCTAATTTTTATACTCGGACCGACCGCCGGAATCGTGCTTTTGTCCATAATGTTCGGCATGATATTAAGTATTTTTATGAGGCAGAAGGAAATCTATAATGATTTGGGGCTTATTAAAGAAAGACTGGAACAGGAACATAAATGAAAATACGAATAATCGGCGGTTGTGGCAGCGGCAAAATCTATATCGCTCAATTGATCTCTGCGAATCTGGGCATTCCCCATATCCAGACGGACAATCTGGTATGGAACAGAGTGAATAATACCAAATATCCCGTTGAAGAGCGGGCCCGGAAGCTGGCCGAAGTTCTTGGAATGGGTTGATCCAGGACTTGAGAACCGTCAAAAGGTTCATGACAACACGCCTGGGACTCGAAGACAGCAATTACAGGCAGCGGTTTAACAATCTTGTTGTAATGCTATTTAGCTGGAACCGGAATTATCGAAGAGAGGATATACAGCACATACTGGAGCTAACCTCCGGGTTAAGCCACAAAAGATATATCGTTAAGAGCAATAAAGAGATTTTGGACATCATTACACAGACATGCAAAAAGCGATTGTAGTCTATTATTGAATCATTAGTCAAAGCGCTATGTGCGGCGTCGGAAGAAATAAATGTGGTTTTTCGTTGGTCGTCCTGGAGCGTGAATAGGAGTGACTTATTTGGCAAAGGAATCAATTCCGATACTTCTTATATGTATATTGAATGTCATAACGGGTTGCGCTTCTTCTTCATCTGCTGTAAACGAACGAATTCAGGAATCGAAAGACTTGGTGGGCAATTCGACATCATTACCTCTATTTACTATTGATCGCTCCATAAACTCTTCATTGCCTGTTCTGAACTTTAAATTATACGGAACAACAACGGATGACAATTGGAACAATGTTGATAAAATCGTTGTTTCCAAGGCAGAAGGAAGCCATCAGGTTATGCAGGAAATAACTTTTGACGATACAACTACTCCGGATAAGGAGAGCTTTGGATTAGTTGTTGAAGATATGAATTTTGATGGATACAGCGATATCAGGATTCAAGCTGATACTCCGGCTGCTCCTAACATCCCTTATTATTATTGGTTATGGGACATCCAAAGCTCACAATTTGTTCGGAACACGGATCTAGAACAGATTACATCGCCTGAATTTGATAGCAAAAACAAAGTGATTACCTCTTTCGGCAGGTCAAGCGCTGCTGAACATTTCAGGGAAACATACAAGTATGTGAACGGTATTCCTACCTTGCTGAGAAGAATGACGGAAATTATTGATCCCGAAGCTCACCTTGTACACTATGTAGTTGAGGAGCGGGTGGACAATAGTGTTAAGGTTACCAAGAAATATGATGAATCACTCTGATTCTGAAAGAGGTGCAATATGGATCCTAATACACTGTTGAACGAGCCTCGTGACTTCCAGCCAAAGAACCTCATACCTGAAGTTTTGCAAGTTATCTTTTTCGAGGTTATTTACAGTGTGATACATGCCTTGCTGCTGGATGTCTTGTATATCCCGTTTATTCTGCTCTCGAAACGAGTGCGGTCCGTCTTTGCCTAGAAGTTCACATGAAGAACCCCGGCTGCGGGGCGCCCCATGTGATGATATGCGTGTGCGTTATCTCAGTTCCCCGTCATCCGGCTTGTCATACTTGTTCAGGTGGGACGTCAGCGCCTCCACCGCCTCTTGTGCATCGGATGCCCTGGGAACTTCTTTGACGGCATCATCCGTAACATCGTGACCGTTCAGACGGTCAGCTTCGGCTTCCTGGTGTTTGTCCGTTTTCATTTTCCTCTCGCTCCTTTCACTTATTCCGTGTACTGAATCTGTTCTTGCAGCGTATACAGCGGAACTTCACGTTCCGCCTGCCGATCATGGAGCGGATAAATACGCGCCGTCTCATTCTGTGCATCCACATGCTGAATATAGACCGGCGTCCCCTCACACAGAACGTTGGCCATAACGGGTGAGGATGCGATTTCTTTGGCTCTTTGAGCATTCATACGAAGGCAAACCTCCTTTCTGAAGCGGGGTCCGGTAATACTATGCGCGAGGCGGAAGCGGGTTATACGTGCCGAGCGCAGGTGGAGGAAGTCTTTTTATCCAATGCAAATGTGATAAGAATCTCTTAAATGAAGGGAGTTCATAACGATGACACTGCATGCGGAGGCTCTGGTTGAAGAATGGCTGATCCGGAACGGATATTTTTTGATGAGAGGGATCAAGGACAAGATGAACAGGCTCGGCTTTCTGGCGATTCGTAAAAATGAAGAAGGCTTCGAGCACATTCACTGTGAGGTTCAGGTAAGCACCAAGCCTACGGCGTATATCAGCAAGCTGAGCAGGGAGCAGATGGAGAAGCTGGAGGTAAAGTCGAAGACAAGCGCCAAGCTGAGAAGCTCGGAGCAGGTGAAGGACAGTGTGAAGGCGTGGGCGCAGATTACTTTTAAATCAGATAAAAAAGCGGCCATCCGAAATGCCATCCTGCCGGAGGTAAGTTGGGAGTACTGGCTCGTTCACGGGCATGTGAAAGATCCGAATGAACTTGTCTTCATGCAAAAAGAAGGCGTCAAGCTCATCCATATCCGGGATCTCGTCAAGGAGCTTGCGGGTGACCATACGCTGCACCATTTCTCGGCCGCATCCGCCGGAGAACTTATTGAACTGGTCAAGCTGCTGGACGAGCAGGGAAGCAATCTGATATAAAGGGAGATACATTCCCTGACGATGAACGGTCCATTGCAATAATGGTTTCGGGATTGATTCTTGGCGGGGCCATGGAGGATGATCTTATGAATGCATGGAGCGGGTAGTAAATCGAGAGCTTGTATTCGGAGCTGATGGAGGCCTGGAACAAGCGGGATGCGCAGCGAATGGCGGATTTCTTCGCGCCGGAGGGCGAAATGATCGGCTTTGACGGAAGTATTGCAGTCGGGCCGGAGGATATTTACGGGCATTTGAAGCCGGTGTTCGATCATCATCCGTTTCATGGAAGACCCGAGCTCGTAGAGCAAATGAGACAGGAATTGAGCGAGGTCTTGCAGCAGCGGCGATAATCCATTATGGGAAGTACGATAGTAGCAATTGGCAGCTTGGAAGCATGGTATGGACTGGATGAAATCCGGGATGAAGCCGTAACCTTTGCCGTTATACTAACCAGTATGCAAGGCGGAGAGAGCCGGGGCGATGCGCAGCCTGACGATTTGAATTTCGGTCGAAGGGATAGGAAAGATAATTGCTGCGGGGCGTTGCATGTATGTTTTATTACTTTTATAATAAGATATAGAAGAAGGGGGCGGCTGCAACCGTCCCCTGCAACAGCCGCTTTTAAGGGCGGTTGGCTCGTTAACGGTGGAAGTTAGGCTCCCTGGTCGTCAACCTTAAGGGGGCCAACTTCTTTTTTAAGTAGGTAAGCAAAGCGAGAATAAACATCCCGAACATTAACATTAAAGTTAACGTGTCTTTAACTTCCATGGCACCACCTCCTTTCGGAAAGTGGAGCTATGCCGCCCTTGCAAGCCAATCTGCTGCATTTAGAATTATACCATGTTTTTATATGAGCAGTCTCTTCGGAGACTGCTTTTTAGATGTCATAAAATTCCATAAATCAGGAGTTATATAGAAGTGAAAGCCCGGTCGCTGGAGGGACCACACCCGCTTGGCGTAGCTAGGACAAAGAAGACGCGTTCCATGCCCACCAGCTCATTCCGGCGGATATGGAGTGGCTGGATTTGACGCTGTACCCGGAGAGGACGAGAGCTGTAGAAAAGAATGATGGATACACGAACAAATGTTTGGTATAGTAAGGTCGAGACCTGCTCTTCGTGCATTGACGAAAGGGATCGATAACATCCAACTTTCCATAGGAAGAGGCGGATCACTGTGATACAATAATCAGGTCTGTTTTTTGGAAGTGATGAATTTATTCGATCGATGTTGCGAAATTAATAGACTGCGATTGTCATCAGGTAAAGGAGCTTATACCATGAATCCCTATCATATCCCCGAGAACGCGCTGATCACGGTGGCCGGAACCGTCGGCGTCGGCAAATCCACGCTTACGGCAGCTCTGGCGGAACGCCTTGGCTTTCGAACCTCGCTGGAGCAAGTTGAACATAATCCTTATCTCGAGAAATTTTACGACGACTTTGAACGCTGGGTCTTTCATTTGCAGATTTATTTTCTGGGCGAACGCTTCAAGGAGCAGAAGCGGATGTTCGAGCTAGGCGGCGGCTTTGTGCAGGACCGCTCCATCTATGAAGATACGGGCATTTTTGCCAAAATGCATGCGGATCAAGGCACGATGTCGGCTACGGATTATGCTACATACGCACAGCTGTATGAAGCTATGGTAATGACGCCTTATTTCCCCCATCCTCATGTGCTGATTTATCTGGAAGGCAGTCTGCCTGCTATCCTTAACCGGATTCAGGAACGGGGGCGCGAAATGGAGATTCACACGGATCGCTCCTATTGGGAGAACATGTATAACCGCTATTCCTCCTGGATCGAGACGTTTGATGCTTGTCCGGTTCTGAAGCTGAACATTGAGGAATACGACGTGCATGACCCTGCTTCGATGGATGATATTTTACGGCAAGTTAGCGAAAGTATCCGGGGCACGGCGGCAACGGTTTAGGCTGCTGCTCTGACCGGAAATCCTTGTACGCCGATCTTCGAGGGAGAGGCTGACTGAAGCAATATGGAATAAGCCGGGTGGCTGCGTTCGAAGCTAACCGGCTTATTTGCATTACCTGAATTACTAAGTCGGGGCCTTCGCATAGCACTTGAACAGGCTGCGAAGCGCAAAGCTCCACATA includes these proteins:
- a CDS encoding ABC transporter permease subunit — its product is MMNRSQIIAIAQKDIRAITSNVQVWLGLVLLPLVFGVLLPGILILVIKMVNITDGDLVDMVQKVITQLPAGDKKEQITALPTLNHQIIYIFVNYMLGPFFLLIPVLNSLMIALNSLVGEKERRTLESLLFAPIEVKDLFLGKLAATFIPTFVVTLVSFLLCGIIINGLTYSMFDGLIFPNLNWGLLLLWVAPMFTGLVIQISIFISARSKGFQEAQQIGGIVVLPVVGLAISQVTGVLLLSPQLLLGVGLLLLLVNLLLLRRLTKMNQRHTLFERQVH
- a CDS encoding XAC2610-related protein is translated as MAKESIPILLICILNVITGCASSSSAVNERIQESKDLVGNSTSLPLFTIDRSINSSLPVLNFKLYGTTTDDNWNNVDKIVVSKAEGSHQVMQEITFDDTTTPDKESFGLVVEDMNFDGYSDIRIQADTPAAPNIPYYYWLWDIQSSQFVRNTDLEQITSPEFDSKNKVITSFGRSSAAEHFRETYKYVNGIPTLLRRMTEIIDPEAHLVHYVVEERVDNSVKVTKKYDESL
- a CDS encoding H-type small acid-soluble spore protein; this translates as MNAQRAKEIASSPVMANVLCEGTPVYIQHVDAQNETARIYPLHDRQAEREVPLYTLQEQIQYTE
- a CDS encoding SgcJ/EcaC family oxidoreductase — its product is MYSELMEAWNKRDAQRMADFFAPEGEMIGFDGSIAVGPEDIYGHLKPVFDHHPFHGRPELVEQMRQELSEVLQQRR
- a CDS encoding putative holin-like toxin encodes the protein MEVKDTLTLMLMFGMFILALLTYLKKKLAPLRLTTREPNFHR
- a CDS encoding deoxynucleoside kinase gives rise to the protein MNPYHIPENALITVAGTVGVGKSTLTAALAERLGFRTSLEQVEHNPYLEKFYDDFERWVFHLQIYFLGERFKEQKRMFELGGGFVQDRSIYEDTGIFAKMHADQGTMSATDYATYAQLYEAMVMTPYFPHPHVLIYLEGSLPAILNRIQERGREMEIHTDRSYWENMYNRYSSWIETFDACPVLKLNIEEYDVHDPASMDDILRQVSESIRGTAATV